In Salinarimonas sp., a genomic segment contains:
- a CDS encoding TRAP transporter small permease subunit translates to MHVVAFLVRALSGVNRLVGNVFSWLALAIVVVCFTVVVQRYVFSTTQVWMQDLYVWLNGAMFTAVAGFALLRDDHVRVDIFYRPAGLKTKAAVDLIGVLIFIVPYCYVIFAYGLPYVQRSWRLYEASPNVGGMPGFFVLKSFILIFGLLILIQGLAMIGRSVLILRDRMDLVPEHLRYGHGKE, encoded by the coding sequence GTGCACGTCGTCGCGTTCCTGGTACGCGCCCTGAGCGGGGTCAATCGGCTCGTGGGCAACGTCTTCTCTTGGCTGGCTCTGGCCATCGTGGTCGTGTGCTTCACGGTCGTGGTGCAGCGCTACGTGTTCTCGACGACGCAGGTCTGGATGCAGGACCTCTACGTCTGGCTGAACGGCGCGATGTTCACCGCCGTGGCCGGCTTCGCGCTCCTGCGCGACGATCACGTACGCGTCGACATCTTCTACCGCCCCGCCGGGCTGAAGACCAAGGCCGCCGTCGATCTGATCGGCGTGCTGATCTTCATCGTTCCCTATTGCTACGTGATCTTCGCCTACGGGCTGCCCTACGTGCAGCGCTCCTGGCGTCTCTACGAGGCCTCGCCGAACGTCGGCGGCATGCCGGGCTTCTTCGTGCTCAAGAGCTTCATCCTGATCTTCGGGCTGCTGATCCTGATCCAGGGCCTCGCGATGATCGGCCGCAGCGTCCTCATTCTGCGCGATCGCATGGACCTCGTGCCCGAGCATCTGCGCTACGGCCACGGCAAGGAGTAA
- a CDS encoding TRAP transporter small permease subunit, whose product MANLHVTPEGAAAEAAAFSLPETAISRPLDAVVRVIGEAFSWIWAILIILIVGNVVLRYLIGTNFVALEELQWHLYAIGFMMGLSYTLLKDGHVRVDVLAEKLSHRGRAWIELVGLLLFLAPFVYIVIADAIPFVERSWRLNETSPAPGGLPARWFLKSFIIVAFGFLGLAAFSRLTRVTAFLFGIPRPRTEPHGADRT is encoded by the coding sequence GTGGCCAATCTCCACGTGACGCCCGAGGGGGCGGCGGCCGAGGCCGCCGCCTTCTCCCTTCCCGAGACGGCGATCTCGCGTCCGCTCGACGCCGTGGTGCGTGTGATCGGCGAGGCCTTCTCCTGGATCTGGGCGATCCTCATCATCCTGATCGTCGGCAACGTCGTCCTGCGTTACCTGATCGGAACCAACTTCGTCGCGCTGGAGGAGCTGCAATGGCACCTCTACGCGATCGGCTTCATGATGGGCCTGTCCTACACGCTGCTGAAGGACGGCCACGTGCGCGTCGACGTGCTCGCGGAGAAGCTGTCGCATCGCGGCCGCGCCTGGATCGAGCTGGTCGGGCTGCTGCTGTTCCTGGCTCCGTTCGTCTACATCGTCATCGCGGACGCCATACCGTTCGTCGAGCGCTCCTGGCGCCTGAACGAGACCTCCCCGGCGCCCGGCGGCCTGCCCGCCCGCTGGTTCCTGAAGAGCTTCATCATCGTCGCCTTCGGCTTTCTCGGTCTGGCCGCCTTCTCGCGGCTGACCCGGGTCACGGCCTTCCTGTTCGGGATACCGCGTCCCCGCACGGAGCCGCACGGCGCCGATCGCACCTGA
- a CDS encoding glucose 1-dehydrogenase, with amino-acid sequence MRLPRTPSFRLDGKRALVTGASRGIGLACAAALAEAGAAVTLAARSRDALEEAAAAFRAEGWRADALVLDVDAPETAGPAIEAAGPFDVLVNNAGVTRPAHLVDTTLEQFDTVMDVNVRGAYFVAQAVARGLLAAGRPGSIITMSSQMGHVGGPKRTVYCASKFAVEGITKAMALELGPHGVRVNTICPTFIETDLTRASLSDPAFRDWVLSKIALGRMGRVEDLMGPVVFLASDASALVTGASLLVDGGWTAA; translated from the coding sequence ATGCGGCTGCCCCGCACGCCGAGCTTCCGCCTCGACGGCAAGCGGGCGCTCGTCACCGGAGCCTCGCGCGGCATCGGGCTCGCCTGCGCCGCAGCGCTCGCCGAGGCCGGCGCCGCGGTGACGCTCGCCGCCCGCTCGCGCGACGCCCTCGAGGAGGCGGCCGCCGCCTTCCGGGCCGAGGGCTGGCGCGCCGACGCCCTCGTCCTCGACGTCGACGCGCCGGAGACGGCCGGCCCGGCGATCGAGGCGGCGGGGCCCTTCGACGTGCTCGTCAACAATGCCGGCGTCACCCGCCCGGCCCATCTCGTCGACACCACGCTCGAGCAGTTCGACACGGTGATGGACGTGAACGTCCGCGGCGCCTACTTCGTCGCGCAGGCCGTGGCGCGGGGCCTTCTCGCCGCCGGCCGGCCGGGCTCGATCATCACCATGTCCTCGCAGATGGGCCATGTCGGCGGCCCGAAGCGTACGGTCTATTGCGCCTCCAAGTTCGCCGTCGAGGGGATCACCAAGGCGATGGCCCTCGAGCTCGGGCCGCATGGCGTGCGCGTCAACACGATATGCCCGACCTTCATCGAGACGGACCTCACCAGGGCGAGCCTCTCCGATCCGGCCTTCCGCGACTGGGTGCTCTCCAAGATCGCGCTCGGACGGATGGGCCGCGTCGAGGACCTGATGGGCCCCGTCGTCTTCCTCGCCTCCGACGCGAGCGCGCTGGTGACCGGGGCCTCGCTGCTCGTCGACGGCGGCTGGACCGCCGCTTGA
- a CDS encoding SAF domain-containing protein — translation MNLHALAAARAAEDRPVRVALIGAGKFGAMFLAQVPTIPGLEVAAIADLDPERARLACRTVGWDEARIARTRFYDDGRAAIADDVEVVIEATGAPEAGVVHALAAIEARRHLVMVNVEADVLVGAALAEKARAAGVVYSMAYGDQPALVCEMVDWARAAGFQVAAAGKGTKYLPAYHTVTPDDVWSHYGLDPEAAAQAGMNPKMFNSFLDGTKSAIEAAAIANATGLSVPEDGLAFPPCGVDDLAHVLRPREVGGVLARDGMVEVVSSLERDGRAVFRDLRWGVYVVLKAPTTYAAACFRQYGLPTDRSGFYAAMYKPFHLIGLELSISVLSAALRREPTGTTRAFAADVVAVAKRDLQAGETLDGEGGYTVYGRVTTAAASLAARALPIGLAHGVRLVRPVAAGAVVTEADVAPRERPSEAERLRATLQPA, via the coding sequence ATGAATCTCCACGCCCTCGCCGCCGCGCGCGCGGCGGAGGACCGCCCCGTCCGCGTCGCCTTGATCGGGGCCGGCAAGTTTGGGGCGATGTTCCTCGCGCAGGTGCCGACCATTCCCGGGCTCGAGGTGGCGGCCATCGCCGATCTCGATCCGGAGCGGGCGCGGCTCGCGTGCCGCACCGTGGGGTGGGACGAGGCGCGGATCGCGAGGACGCGCTTTTACGACGACGGGCGCGCGGCGATCGCCGACGACGTCGAGGTCGTGATCGAGGCGACCGGCGCGCCGGAGGCGGGCGTCGTCCATGCGCTCGCCGCCATCGAGGCGCGGCGCCATCTCGTCATGGTCAACGTCGAGGCGGACGTGCTGGTGGGCGCCGCGCTCGCCGAGAAGGCGCGGGCCGCGGGGGTGGTCTACTCGATGGCCTACGGCGACCAGCCGGCCCTCGTCTGCGAGATGGTGGACTGGGCGCGCGCCGCCGGGTTCCAGGTCGCGGCCGCAGGCAAGGGCACCAAGTACCTGCCGGCCTACCACACGGTGACTCCGGACGACGTCTGGAGCCATTACGGGCTCGACCCGGAGGCCGCGGCGCAGGCGGGCATGAACCCGAAGATGTTCAACTCCTTCCTCGACGGCACCAAGTCCGCCATCGAGGCCGCCGCCATCGCCAACGCCACCGGCCTCTCCGTGCCGGAGGACGGGCTCGCCTTCCCGCCCTGCGGCGTCGACGATCTCGCCCACGTGCTGCGCCCGCGGGAGGTCGGCGGCGTGCTCGCCCGCGACGGCATGGTTGAGGTGGTCTCCTCGCTGGAGCGGGACGGGCGCGCGGTCTTCCGCGACCTGCGCTGGGGGGTCTACGTGGTGCTGAAGGCGCCCACCACCTACGCCGCGGCCTGCTTCAGGCAGTACGGCCTGCCGACCGACCGCAGCGGCTTCTACGCCGCGATGTACAAGCCCTTCCACCTGATCGGGCTCGAGCTCTCGATCTCGGTCCTGTCCGCCGCGCTCCGGCGCGAGCCGACGGGGACGACGCGGGCCTTCGCGGCCGATGTCGTGGCCGTGGCGAAGCGCGATCTCCAGGCGGGCGAGACGCTCGACGGCGAGGGCGGCTACACGGTCTACGGCCGGGTGACGACGGCGGCGGCGAGCCTGGCGGCGCGGGCGCTGCCCATCGGCCTCGCGCACGGCGTGCGGCTGGTGCGGCCGGTCGCTGCGGGCGCCGTCGTCACGGAGGCCGACGTCGCGCCCCGCGAGCGGCCGAGCGAGGCGGAACGGCTGCGCGCGACGCTCCAGCCGGCGTGA
- a CDS encoding TRAP transporter substrate-binding protein codes for MTIKAGLRTTALVTTLAATALVAAPRDAAAEFDSVRWQIPMSFASTLTALGDTMPWVSEAVSEVSGGEVTLQVMEPGTLIPPLTIFENASQGNIDAGYSWMGYERGQVPASALFGATPFGLDSPGFIAWMYFGEGDQLLKETFEPFGVYPILCGSISPEASGWFRNEIASVSDLQGLKFRAAGVGGEIMEELQMSVTLLPGGELYQALETGVLDATEFSLPTVDEQLGFFQVAKYYYLPGWHQPSTNQFLYVNMDAWNDLNDQTKALIETTCTAGVTMAMAKAEALQGAVLARFQEQGVNLVTWSDEFLDTFWDATQTVMARLSEEDAQFGKVHDSIRAFQREHAEWYAKGYLPRDWAFNNMVEQQ; via the coding sequence ATGACGATCAAAGCAGGACTGCGCACGACCGCGCTGGTCACCACGCTCGCCGCGACCGCGCTGGTGGCCGCCCCGCGCGACGCCGCGGCCGAGTTCGACAGCGTGCGCTGGCAGATCCCGATGTCCTTCGCCTCGACGCTGACCGCGCTGGGCGACACGATGCCGTGGGTCTCCGAGGCGGTGTCCGAGGTCTCGGGTGGCGAGGTGACCCTGCAGGTGATGGAGCCCGGCACGCTGATCCCGCCGCTGACGATCTTCGAGAACGCCTCGCAGGGGAACATCGACGCCGGCTATTCCTGGATGGGCTACGAGCGCGGCCAGGTGCCCGCCTCGGCGCTGTTCGGCGCCACGCCGTTCGGGCTCGACAGCCCCGGCTTCATCGCCTGGATGTATTTCGGCGAGGGCGACCAGCTCCTCAAGGAGACCTTCGAGCCCTTCGGCGTCTACCCGATCCTGTGCGGCTCGATCAGCCCGGAGGCGTCCGGCTGGTTCCGCAACGAGATCGCCAGCGTCTCCGACCTGCAGGGCCTGAAGTTCCGCGCGGCCGGCGTCGGCGGCGAGATCATGGAAGAGCTGCAGATGTCGGTGACGCTGCTGCCCGGCGGCGAGCTCTACCAGGCGCTCGAGACGGGCGTGCTCGACGCCACCGAGTTCTCGCTCCCGACCGTCGACGAGCAGCTCGGCTTCTTCCAGGTGGCGAAGTACTACTACCTGCCGGGCTGGCACCAGCCGTCCACGAACCAGTTCCTCTACGTGAACATGGACGCCTGGAACGACCTCAACGACCAGACCAAGGCCCTCATCGAGACGACCTGCACCGCCGGCGTCACCATGGCCATGGCCAAGGCCGAGGCGCTGCAGGGCGCGGTGCTCGCCCGCTTCCAGGAGCAGGGCGTGAACCTCGTCACCTGGTCCGACGAGTTCCTCGACACCTTCTGGGACGCCACGCAGACCGTGATGGCGCGCCTGTCCGAGGAGGATGCTCAGTTCGGCAAGGTGCACGACTCGATCCGCGCGTTCCAGCGCGAGCACGCCGAGTGGTACGCCAAGGGCTACCTGCCGCGCGACTGGGCGTTCAACAACATGGTCGAGCAGCAGTAA
- a CDS encoding 3-phosphoshikimate 1-carboxyvinyltransferase, whose protein sequence is MTVPSPDSRPRAVTITPPAGPLVGRVSPPGSKSITNRALLLAGLARGESRIAGALASDDTGHMAEALRRMGVAVLQEDGADGATFVVRGTGRLAPPDGPLFLGNAGTAMRFLTAAAALVDGTVVLDGDAHMRKRPIGPLTEALGRLGVEASDHAGRPPVTVRGRGGFASDLVTIDAGLSSQYVSALLMAAACGGRPVTVALAGTDIGARGYVDLTLAAMRAFGAEVVETGEGGWTVSPTGYAARDYRVEPDASAATYLWAAERLTGGRIDLGVAPGAMTQPDAEAHELIARFPHLPPVVDGSQMQDAVPTLAALAAFNETPVRFVGIANLRVKECDRIRAMATELDRVQPGLAREEGDDLVVAADPALAGRRRPAEIETYADHRIAMSMALVGLKVEGLTILDPSCTAKTYPRYWRDLAALGVRLAFDETAR, encoded by the coding sequence ATGACCGTTCCGAGCCCCGACTCGCGCCCGCGCGCCGTCACGATCACGCCACCCGCCGGGCCCCTCGTCGGGCGTGTGTCGCCGCCGGGGTCGAAATCGATCACCAACCGCGCGCTCCTCCTCGCCGGCCTCGCGCGCGGCGAGAGCCGGATCGCGGGGGCGCTGGCGAGCGACGATACCGGGCACATGGCGGAGGCGCTGCGGCGCATGGGCGTCGCCGTCCTCCAGGAGGACGGGGCCGACGGCGCGACCTTCGTCGTGCGCGGGACGGGACGCCTCGCGCCGCCGGACGGTCCGCTCTTCCTGGGCAATGCCGGCACCGCCATGCGCTTCCTCACCGCCGCCGCGGCGCTGGTCGACGGGACCGTGGTGCTCGACGGCGACGCGCACATGCGCAAGCGCCCGATCGGGCCGCTCACCGAGGCGCTCGGCCGGCTCGGCGTCGAGGCTTCGGACCACGCGGGGCGCCCGCCGGTGACCGTGCGCGGCCGCGGCGGCTTCGCGTCCGACCTGGTGACGATCGACGCCGGCCTGTCGAGCCAGTACGTCTCCGCGCTGCTGATGGCCGCCGCCTGCGGGGGGCGCCCGGTCACGGTCGCGCTGGCAGGGACCGACATCGGCGCGCGCGGCTACGTCGACCTCACGCTCGCCGCCATGCGCGCCTTCGGGGCCGAGGTGGTCGAGACCGGCGAGGGAGGCTGGACCGTGTCGCCCACGGGCTATGCGGCGCGCGACTACCGGGTGGAGCCGGACGCCTCGGCCGCGACCTATCTCTGGGCCGCGGAGCGACTCACCGGCGGGCGCATCGATCTCGGCGTCGCGCCCGGCGCCATGACCCAGCCCGACGCCGAGGCGCACGAGCTGATCGCGCGCTTTCCGCACCTGCCGCCCGTCGTCGACGGCTCGCAGATGCAGGACGCCGTGCCCACGCTCGCGGCGCTCGCCGCCTTCAACGAGACGCCGGTGCGCTTCGTCGGCATCGCCAACCTGCGCGTCAAGGAATGCGATCGGATCCGGGCGATGGCGACCGAGCTCGACCGGGTGCAGCCGGGCCTCGCGCGCGAGGAGGGGGACGACCTCGTCGTCGCGGCCGATCCCGCTCTCGCCGGGCGGCGGCGCCCCGCCGAGATCGAGACCTATGCCGATCACCGGATCGCGATGAGCATGGCTCTGGTCGGGTTGAAGGTCGAGGGTCTGACAATTCTGGACCCGTCCTGTACGGCGAAGACCTATCCTCGTTATTGGCGCGATCTCGCCGCTCTCGGCGTGCGGCTCGCCTTCGACGAGACTGCGCGTTAG
- a CDS encoding EAL domain-containing protein has translation MMSKTGPVQDEERAEEAVPSFDAQALTATAARLAGVAAWRLDGARLYRTAAVSDVLRLADEAAPTLEAFLEAFPAAERAALRDAIAACRDEGCGFDREIALDAAATPPVWVRVAATRDPADPAGGAVVGLVQDVTRRRGQERALWTLANVDELTGLWNRKRFVELNAAAAGQPGAGLLLIDVDKLKDVNDTLGHGVGDVLIRGVAARIRAALGPHQEAARLGGDEFAVVLSRGADERMLAEIAERILAACAEPIVAEGHMLLPSVSIGGALARPAGDADLLRGDADIALYHAKGAGRGRFVPYRPTIRSAIVARLKQVADVGRFLDEGRIEPRYMPVVRLCDRLFCGFESLARFRVGEEAHAPGRYASALLDPRIGHALTTRMLTLVARDLARFEARGLAFDKVGLNVTLADFQRGDLEARIERAFGEAGVAIDKLVIEVTETVFLNGETDFIARTAASLRERGIRISLDDFGTGFASLTHLRAFPLDTIKIDRSFVSRITEDRASHAIVSGLIELAARLEIDIVAEGIETPEHLRLLEALGCPFGQGYLFAPPLPFEEAARFVDATGDARRTPVAA, from the coding sequence ATGATGAGCAAGACGGGCCCGGTGCAGGACGAGGAGCGCGCGGAGGAAGCCGTACCGAGCTTCGACGCGCAGGCGCTCACCGCCACCGCGGCCCGTCTCGCCGGCGTCGCGGCGTGGCGCCTCGACGGCGCTCGTCTGTACCGGACCGCCGCCGTCTCCGACGTGCTGCGCCTGGCCGACGAGGCGGCGCCGACCCTCGAGGCGTTTCTCGAGGCCTTTCCCGCAGCCGAGCGCGCCGCGTTGCGCGACGCCATCGCGGCCTGCCGCGACGAAGGCTGCGGCTTCGATCGGGAGATCGCCCTCGATGCGGCCGCTACGCCGCCCGTCTGGGTGCGGGTCGCCGCGACCCGCGACCCCGCCGATCCCGCCGGCGGCGCCGTCGTGGGCCTCGTCCAGGACGTCACCCGCAGGCGCGGCCAGGAACGGGCTCTCTGGACGCTCGCCAATGTCGACGAGCTGACGGGGCTCTGGAACCGCAAGCGCTTCGTCGAGCTGAACGCCGCGGCGGCGGGGCAGCCCGGTGCGGGCCTGCTGCTGATCGACGTCGACAAGCTCAAGGACGTCAACGACACGCTGGGCCACGGCGTCGGCGACGTGCTGATCCGCGGGGTCGCGGCGCGCATCCGCGCCGCGCTCGGGCCGCACCAGGAAGCCGCGCGCCTCGGCGGCGACGAATTCGCCGTGGTCCTCTCGCGCGGCGCCGACGAGCGCATGCTCGCCGAGATCGCCGAGCGCATCCTCGCCGCCTGCGCGGAGCCCATCGTCGCCGAGGGCCACATGCTGCTGCCGTCCGTGTCGATCGGCGGCGCCCTGGCGCGTCCGGCCGGCGACGCGGACCTGCTGCGCGGGGACGCGGACATCGCGCTCTACCATGCCAAGGGCGCGGGGCGTGGTCGCTTCGTGCCCTATCGCCCGACCATCCGCTCCGCCATCGTCGCGCGGCTGAAGCAGGTCGCCGACGTCGGCCGCTTCCTCGACGAGGGCCGCATCGAGCCGCGCTACATGCCGGTCGTGAGGCTGTGCGATCGATTGTTCTGCGGCTTCGAGAGCCTCGCGCGTTTCCGCGTCGGCGAGGAGGCGCACGCGCCGGGCCGCTACGCCAGCGCGCTGCTCGACCCGCGCATCGGGCACGCGCTGACGACGCGCATGCTCACGCTCGTGGCGCGCGACCTCGCCCGCTTCGAGGCGCGCGGGCTCGCCTTCGACAAGGTCGGGCTCAACGTCACCCTCGCCGATTTCCAGCGCGGCGACCTCGAGGCGCGCATCGAGCGGGCCTTCGGCGAGGCGGGGGTCGCGATCGACAAGCTCGTGATCGAGGTGACCGAGACCGTCTTCCTCAACGGCGAGACGGATTTCATCGCCCGCACCGCGGCGAGCCTGCGCGAGCGCGGCATCCGCATTTCCCTCGACGACTTCGGCACCGGCTTCGCCTCGCTGACCCACCTGCGCGCCTTCCCGCTCGACACGATCAAGATCGATCGCTCCTTCGTCTCGCGGATCACCGAGGACCGCGCGAGCCACGCCATCGTCTCGGGGCTGATCGAGCTCGCGGCGCGGCTGGAGATCGACATCGTGGCCGAGGGCATCGAGACGCCCGAGCACCTGCGCCTGCTGGAGGCGCTGGGCTGCCCCTTCGGCCAGGGCTACCTGTTCGCCCCGCCGCTCCCCTTCGAGGAAGCCGCCCGCTTCGTCGACGCGACGGGGGACGCGCGACGCACGCCCGTGGCGGCGTGA
- a CDS encoding MmcB family DNA repair protein, with protein sequence MTGLALSPRPDGRQSPAALAIQRGVRRLFAAHDCVTLCEFTLRSGRRADVIALARDGSVSIVEIKSSVRDFRADRKWPDYRDFCDRLYFAVDARTPLDILPIETGLILADGYGAEILREPPHHALAPARRKALTLRFARAAAAGLHAATDPEARAYLGGLSEG encoded by the coding sequence ATGACCGGCCTCGCACTCTCCCCGCGCCCGGACGGGCGCCAGTCCCCCGCCGCTCTCGCCATCCAAAGGGGCGTGCGCCGCCTCTTCGCCGCGCACGACTGCGTCACCCTGTGCGAGTTCACGCTGCGCTCCGGCCGGCGGGCGGACGTGATCGCGCTCGCGCGCGACGGCAGCGTGTCGATCGTGGAGATCAAGTCGAGCGTGCGGGATTTCCGGGCGGACCGGAAATGGCCGGACTATCGGGACTTCTGCGACCGCCTCTATTTCGCCGTCGACGCCCGAACGCCCCTCGACATCCTGCCGATCGAGACCGGGCTGATCCTCGCCGACGGATACGGGGCGGAGATCCTGCGCGAGCCGCCCCATCACGCTCTGGCGCCGGCCCGGCGCAAGGCGCTCACACTGCGCTTCGCCCGCGCTGCGGCGGCGGGGCTGCACGCGGCGACGGACCCGGAGGCGCGGGCCTATCTCGGCGGGCTCTCGGAGGGCTGA
- a CDS encoding TRAP transporter large permease subunit, which translates to MDPVLIGEILAGSMFFGIIALLMLGFPVAFTLAGVSLLFGLVGMWLGVFDPSNYAALPSRYIGFMTNEVLVAVPLFIFMGVMLERSGIAEQLLLTMGKLFGNLRGGLGISVVIVGALLAASTGVVGATVVTMGLISLPAMLRAGYDPKLACGVICASGTLGQIIPPSTVLIFMGDMLSGINAQVQMAKGNFAPAPVSVGDLFAGAFFPGLMLVGLYLLWMVIKAVTAPQTCPATPVPPEERKHLFGEVISALVPPLLLIVAVLGSILGGIATPTEAASVGAVGATILAAARWKLSGRTFKEVVISTATITSMIFIILFGASVFSIVFRLMGGDALVHDLLSQLPGGVIGAVIAVMAMMFVLGFILDTFEIIFIVLPITAPVLLNLDVSPVWLGVIVGMNLQTSFLTPPFGFALFYLRGVAPSKVTTGMIYQGVLPFVVLQVIAIALLFVYPQIATWLPRVLYG; encoded by the coding sequence ATGGATCCCGTACTGATCGGCGAGATCCTCGCCGGCTCCATGTTCTTCGGCATCATCGCCCTGTTGATGCTCGGCTTTCCCGTGGCCTTCACCCTCGCCGGCGTATCGCTGCTCTTCGGGCTCGTCGGCATGTGGCTCGGCGTCTTCGACCCGTCGAACTACGCCGCCCTGCCGTCGCGCTACATCGGCTTCATGACGAACGAGGTGCTCGTCGCGGTGCCGTTGTTCATCTTCATGGGCGTGATGCTGGAGCGCTCCGGCATCGCCGAGCAATTGCTGCTGACCATGGGCAAGCTGTTCGGAAACCTGCGCGGCGGCCTGGGCATCTCGGTCGTCATCGTGGGCGCGCTGCTCGCCGCCTCGACCGGGGTGGTCGGCGCCACCGTCGTGACCATGGGGCTGATCTCGCTGCCGGCCATGCTGCGCGCCGGCTACGATCCCAAGCTCGCCTGCGGGGTGATCTGCGCCTCCGGCACGCTCGGCCAGATCATCCCGCCCTCGACCGTTCTCATCTTCATGGGCGACATGCTGTCGGGCATCAACGCCCAGGTGCAGATGGCGAAGGGCAATTTCGCCCCGGCCCCGGTCTCGGTCGGCGACCTGTTCGCCGGCGCCTTCTTCCCCGGCCTCATGCTGGTCGGCCTCTACCTTCTCTGGATGGTGATCAAGGCGGTCACCGCGCCGCAGACCTGCCCGGCGACGCCGGTGCCGCCGGAGGAGCGCAAGCACCTCTTCGGCGAGGTGATCTCGGCGCTCGTTCCCCCGCTCCTGCTGATCGTCGCCGTGCTCGGCTCGATCCTCGGCGGCATCGCGACCCCGACGGAGGCGGCCTCGGTCGGCGCCGTCGGCGCGACGATCCTCGCCGCGGCGCGCTGGAAGCTGTCGGGACGCACCTTCAAGGAGGTAGTGATCTCCACCGCGACGATCACCTCGATGATCTTCATCATCCTCTTCGGCGCCTCGGTGTTCTCCATCGTCTTCCGCCTCATGGGCGGCGACGCGCTCGTCCACGACCTGCTGTCGCAGCTGCCGGGCGGCGTCATCGGCGCCGTGATCGCGGTCATGGCGATGATGTTCGTGCTGGGCTTCATCCTCGACACCTTCGAGATCATCTTCATCGTCCTGCCGATCACGGCCCCGGTGCTCTTGAACCTCGACGTCAGCCCCGTCTGGCTCGGCGTCATCGTCGGCATGAACCTGCAGACCTCCTTCCTCACGCCGCCCTTCGGCTTCGCGCTGTTCTACCTGCGTGGCGTCGCGCCCTCGAAGGTGACGACGGGGATGATCTACCAGGGCGTCCTGCCGTTCGTGGTCCTGCAGGTGATCGCCATCGCGCTGCTCTTCGTCTACCCGCAGATCGCGACCTGGCTGCCGCGCGTGCTCTACGGCTGA
- a CDS encoding TRAP transporter large permease subunit has protein sequence MLETYEFLVIAMLGSFIALIFTGFPIAWLLGGIAVIFAVGCILLNEYFDVDTYFLTNFRIFGIIVQRIYAQMSNWVLVALPMFIFMGLMLERSGVAEKLMTNFVKLFGRYPGGLAMGVILIGILLAASTGIVGASVTLLAMLAMPVMLAQNYSKAFASGVVASAGTLGILIPPSVMLILMADQLSLSVGELFMGALIPGVLLGLCYIAYAVIGAQLVPKMAPAPKNLEPLSPGLIRDTLLAVIPPILLIVAVLGSIFFGIATPTEASGVGAFGATLLAMANRRFSFAVLRDVCYKTTLTTAFIFGIFIGATAFAVVLRQLGGDEFIAHMLTSIPFPPGGIILVILFIAFLAGFFLDWLEITLILLPLVGPVVVDMGFSLVWFVVIFAVTLQTSFLTPPVGFSLFYLKGVVPPEVRTQDIYRGVIPFVLIQVLVVTAVFFFDDLVLWLPAQMYGG, from the coding sequence GTGCTCGAGACCTACGAGTTCCTCGTCATCGCGATGCTGGGATCCTTCATCGCCCTGATCTTCACCGGGTTCCCGATCGCCTGGCTGCTCGGCGGCATCGCGGTGATCTTCGCCGTCGGCTGTATCCTCCTGAACGAGTATTTCGACGTCGATACCTACTTCCTGACGAACTTCCGCATCTTCGGCATCATCGTGCAGCGCATCTACGCGCAGATGTCGAACTGGGTGCTCGTCGCCTTGCCGATGTTCATCTTCATGGGCCTGATGCTCGAGCGCTCCGGCGTCGCCGAGAAGCTGATGACGAACTTCGTCAAGCTGTTCGGGCGCTACCCGGGCGGCCTCGCCATGGGCGTGATCCTCATCGGCATCCTGCTGGCGGCCTCGACCGGCATCGTCGGCGCGTCGGTGACGCTGCTCGCCATGCTCGCCATGCCGGTGATGCTGGCGCAGAACTACTCGAAGGCCTTCGCCTCCGGCGTCGTCGCCTCGGCGGGCACGCTCGGAATCCTGATCCCGCCCTCCGTGATGCTCATCCTGATGGCCGACCAGCTCTCGCTCTCCGTGGGCGAGCTGTTCATGGGCGCGCTGATCCCGGGCGTCCTGCTCGGGCTGTGCTACATCGCCTACGCCGTCATCGGCGCGCAGCTCGTGCCGAAGATGGCTCCGGCGCCGAAGAATCTCGAGCCGCTCTCGCCCGGGCTCATCCGCGACACGCTGCTCGCGGTGATCCCGCCGATCCTGCTGATCGTCGCCGTGCTCGGCTCGATCTTCTTCGGCATCGCGACGCCGACCGAAGCCTCGGGCGTCGGCGCCTTCGGCGCGACGCTTCTCGCCATGGCCAACCGGCGCTTCAGCTTCGCGGTGCTGCGCGACGTCTGCTACAAGACCACGCTGACCACGGCCTTCATCTTCGGCATCTTCATCGGCGCCACCGCCTTCGCCGTCGTGCTGCGCCAGCTCGGGGGCGACGAGTTCATCGCCCACATGCTCACCTCGATCCCGTTCCCGCCGGGCGGCATCATCCTGGTGATCCTGTTCATCGCGTTCCTGGCCGGCTTCTTCCTCGACTGGCTCGAGATCACGCTGATCCTGCTGCCGCTCGTCGGCCCGGTCGTCGTCGACATGGGCTTCTCGCTCGTCTGGTTCGTCGTGATCTTCGCCGTGACGCTGCAGACGTCGTTCCTCACGCCACCGGTCGGATTCTCGCTGTTCTACCTCAAGGGCGTCGTCCCGCCCGAGGTGCGAACGCAGGACATCTATCGCGGCGTGATTCCCTTCGTGCTGATCCAGGTCCTCGTGGTGACGGCCGTGTTCTTCTTCGACGATCTGGTGCTCTGGTTGCCGGCCCAGATGTACGGCGGATGA